A genomic segment from Rhinatrema bivittatum chromosome 19, aRhiBiv1.1, whole genome shotgun sequence encodes:
- the SHFL gene encoding LOW QUALITY PROTEIN: repressor of yield of DENV protein (The sequence of the model RefSeq protein was modified relative to this genomic sequence to represent the inferred CDS: deleted 3 bases in 2 codons), which produces MRWFRDHCLRTENENKEFQVSEPIPSGWRKERATPARRKFHGKVSVEKVVVLMRRFANHHDMVCKYIILCKDRVTGERPSSVLSLHPLPCVLSCAVQTVVEKLKKEEEEKKNSRNKADRDKDIQDIADRLKVLPLTEKNLKMFNNANKNWIPSCDQQFSCKQCDSMWWRRVPERKQVSRCFRCKQKYDPVPPEKRWGQAEFHCPSCNRMFRGFTQMGMPCPCYICGIPVQPDCIIPPRRGPGPRSRNPHSCYAEDCYNRREPHIPGTHCVHPRSRTRNNLPKVLHPSGTHVSTGSTVATCLSQGSLLIGDIDDIILDDLRESDEEDKSSESDNSDN; this is translated from the exons ATGAGGTGGTTCAGAGATCACTGCTTAAGGACGGAGAATGAGAATAAAGAATTCCAAGTTTCTGAACCGATtccctcagg CTGGAGGAAAGAGCGTGCGACGCCTGCGAGGAGGAAATTCCACGGCAAGGTGAGCGTGGAGAAGGTC GTGGTGCTGATGAGGCGGTTTGCAAACCAC CACGACATGGTCTGCAAGTACATCATCCTGTGCAAGGATCGGGTCACAGGTGAGCGCCCCTCCTCCGTTCTGTCTCTCCATCCCCTTCCCTGTGTCCTCTCCTGTGCCGTGCAG ACCGTGGTGGagaagctgaagaaagaagaagaggagaaaaag AATTCCCGGAATAAGGCCGATCGGGACAAGGATATCCAG GACATCGCGGACCGCCTGAAGGTCCTCCCTCTGACCGAGAAGAACCTCAAGATGTTCAACAACGCCAACAAGAACTGGATCCCCTCCTGCGACCAGCAGTTCAGCTGCAAGCAGTGCGACAGCATGTGGTGGAGGAGGGTGCCGGAGAGGAagcag GTGTCTCGGTGCTTCAGGTGCAAGCAGAAGTACGACCCCGTGCCCCCGGAGAAGAGGTGGGGCCAGGCCGAATTCCACTGCCCCTCCTGTAACCGGATGTTCAG GGGCTTCACACAGATGGGGATGCCCTGCCCCTGCTACATCTGCGGCATCCCGGTGCAGCCTGACTGCATCATCCCGCCGCGCAGGGGCCCCGGGCCCCGGAGCCGCAACCCGCACAGCTGCTACGCGGAAGACTGTTACAATCGCAGAG AGCCCCACATTCCTGGAACCCATTGTGTTCACCCCCGCAGTCGGACAAGGAACAACCTACCGAAGGTCTTGCACCCCAGCGGCACCCACGTGTCCACGGGCTCCACCGTGGCCACCTGCCTCAGCCAAGGCAGCCTCTTGATTGGGGACATCGATGACATAATCCTGGACGACCTCCGAGAGTCGGACGAAGAGGACAAGAGCTCGGAGTCGGACAACAGCGACAACTAA